In Acanthochromis polyacanthus isolate Apoly-LR-REF ecotype Palm Island chromosome 15, KAUST_Apoly_ChrSc, whole genome shotgun sequence, a single genomic region encodes these proteins:
- the LOC127537619 gene encoding uncharacterized protein LOC127537619, with translation MVAHRLPTSSNVRWNFHSRAINTVFEHREDLIQGLENIRDSGDFDASTIREAGAVAMLLEHQDFKFFLELFRHIMPHVDLLYAKLQKKNIDAVHIKVSIQQFEQDMENIRNSLHSMGEQRSGCPTAKRHSVQRIVKGLQKRSATPFWDTPRSFSFSDRLICATLLQGDRFEEHHGSFPEEALQRTLKAYPMLNGSKLKTELGVIYSKVEFRACCGALDLFQLFMENNLEVVFSETVNLLRILITTPMTTAEAERCFSTLKRVKPFLRNTMTQERLNALTMLSMEKRLVCEMTDFNPKVIDKLKERRAKFMFK, from the exons ATGGTGGCCCATAGACTGCCAACATCCAGCAATGTCAGATGGAACTTTCACAGCCGAGCCATCAACACTGTGTTTGAGCACAGAGAGGATCTCATTCAGGGTTTGGAGAACATACGAGACTCAGGTGACTTTGATGCCAGTACCATCAGAGAGGCAGGAGCCGTGGCCATGCTGCTGGAACATCAGGACTTTAAGTTCTTTCTGGAACTTTTTCGCCACATCATGCCACATGTGGACCTGCTCTATGCCAAGCTCCAGAAGAAGAACATAGATGCAGTCCACATAAAAGTGAGCATCCAGCAGTTTGAACAGGACATGGAAAACATCAG AAATTCTCTCCATTCCATGGGTGAGCAAAGAAGTGGCTGTCCGACAGCAAAGAGGCACTCAGTTCAGAGGATCGTCAAAGGGTTGCAGAAGAG ATCTGCAACACCATTCTGGGACACACCAAGGAGCTTCTCCTTCAGCGACCGTCTCATCTGTGCAACCTTGTTGCAGGGGGACAGGTTTGAAGAACATCACGGGTCATTTCCTGAAGAGGCACTGCAACGCACTTTGAAGGCCTACCCGATGCTGAATGGAAGCAAGCTGAAGACAGAACTCGGTGTCATCTACAGCAAAGTAGAGTTCAGAGCCTGCTGTGGTGCACTGGACCTATTCCAGCTGTTCATGGAGAACAATCTTGAAGTTGTCTTTTCAGAAACTGTCAATCTTTTAAGGATCCTGATCACCACACCCATGACCACAGCTGAAGCAGAGAGGTGTTTCTCAaccttgaaaagagtgaaaccTTTTCTCAGAAACACCATGACCCAGGAAAGGCTGAATGCCTTGACCATGCTCTCCATGGAAAAGAGACTtgtttgtgaaatgacagatttcaatCCGAAAGTCATTGATAAAttgaaggagaggagagcaaaATTTATGTTCaagtaa
- the LOC127537618 gene encoding uncharacterized protein LOC127537618 yields MLRLSRRTTAVLSGDMSAAAEQRPETQEAALRSTLTLETQHQLRRIYCDVFTATSSLRCIYCDTFTATSSLRRLRCDAFTATSSLRRLRCDAFTATSSLRRLRCDAFTATHLLRRLHCDVFTATSSLRRLHCDAFTATSSLRRLHCDVFTATHLLRRLHCDVFTAMHLLRRFHCDVFTATHLLRRFHCDVFAAMHLLRHIYCDVFPATHLRRHIYGDTFTAISSLRRIYCDFFTATFSLCRLHCDVFTAMHSLRCIHCNIFTVMHLQQISLKSFPQLSVHFVVGFVSFLLLFFQFSTVSPLFPVVFCLVSVVFSLSPVVFSLLSVLFCLFSLVFSRFSVYSSLFTVVLWIGSSLDVPSGHRAAEYLQSEFSGCS; encoded by the coding sequence ATGCTGAGGCTCAGCAGAAGGACCACTGCAGTTCTGAGCGGCGACATGTCGGCTGCAGCAGAACAACGACCTGAAACACAAGAAGCTGCACTTAGATCAACTCTGACACTTGAGACACAGCACCAACTGCGACGCATTTACTGCGACGTCTTCACTGCGACGTCTTCGCTGCGATGCATTTACTGTGACACATTTACTGCGACGTCTTCACTGCGACGTCTTCGCTGCGATGCATTTACTGCGACATCTTCACTGCGACGTCTTCGCTGCGATGCATTTACTGCGACGTCTTCACTGCGACGTCTTCGCTGCGATGCATTTACTGCGACGCATTTACTGCGACGTCTTCACTGCGACGTCTTCACTGCGACGTCTTCACTGCGACGTCTTCACTGCGACGCATTTACTGCGACGTCTTCACTGCGACGTCTTCACTGCGACGTCTTCACTGCGACGCATTTACTGCGACGTCTTCACTGCGACGTCTTCACTGCGATGCATTTACTGCGACGTTTTCACTGCGACGTCTTCACTGCGACACATTTACTGCGACGTTTTCACTGCGACGTCTTCGCTGCGATGCATTTACTGCGACACATTTACTGTGACGTCTTCCCTGCTACGCATTTACGGCGACACATTTACGGCGACACATTTACTGCCATATCCTCACTGCGGCGCATTTACTGCGATTTCTTCACTGCGACATTTTCACTGTGCCGTCTTCACTGCGACGTCTTCACTGCAATGCATTCACTGCGATGTATTCATTGcaacattttcactgtgatgcaTTTACAGCAAATCAGTTTAAAATCTTTTCCACAGCTCTCCGTCCATTTTGTGGTgggttttgtgtcgtttttgttattgttcttTCAATTTTCAACAGTTTCCCCTCTGTTTCCAGTAgttttttgtctggtttcagtagttttctctctgtctccagtagttttctctctgttgtcagtacttttttgtctgttttcattagTTTTCTCTCGGTTTTCAGTATATTCCTCTCTGTTTACAGTAGTGTTGTGGATTGGTTCCTCACTAGATGTTCCCTCAGGGCACCGAGCAGCAGAATATCTGCAGTCAGAGTTCAGCGGATGCAGCTGA
- the dlk2 gene encoding protein delta homolog 2, whose protein sequence is MSPLRTAVVLLLSLSISTCTGEGGDCSCDISNSHCDEFGVCRCDPGWDGERCDRCVPMPGCVHGSCDQPWQCVCMSGWAGRFCDKDLSVCSRLQPCRNGATCVMEDSGDFTCLCPEGFHGPTCQRRAGPCYLNRSPCKHGGQCEDADGFASELTCRCLAGFTGRRCEVNVDDCAMKPCANGATCLDGVNHFSCVCPAGFSGRFCSVNLDDCASRPCLNAGRCLDGAGGYRCVCRPGFSGTACETPWRSRESWTTLGWDGGGTRSAATTSGSNGSRHGDRLLKVTVNERGGGSGGGLSEVRLIVLLVLAAATLGAVALTAALVLQGHCRNCGHAPCWSSLISSRRIRQRAQERHISFLNAAEPEKKKLNVV, encoded by the exons ATGTCGCCGCTCAGAACTGCAGTGGTCCTTCTGCTGAGCCTCAGCATCTCTACCTGCACAGGTGAAG GAGGAGACTGCAGCTGTGACATCAGCAACAGCCACTGTGATGAGTTTGGAGTCTGCAG GTGTGACCCCGGCTGGGATGGAGAGCGTTGCGACCGCTGTGTTCCAATGCCGGGTTGTGTCCACGGTTCCTGCGACCAGCCAtggcagtgtgtgtgcatgtcggGGTGGGCGGGGCGGTTCTGTGATAAAG ATCTGAGCGTCTGCTCGCGGTTGCAGCCATGTCGCAACGGCGCCACCTGTGTGATGGAGGACAGCGGAGACTTCACCTGTCTGTGTCCTGAAGGTTTCCATGGTCCAACCTGCCAGAGGAGGGCGGGGCCTTGTTACCTGAACAG GTCTCCGTGTAAACATGGCGGTCAGTGTGAGGATGCAGACGGCTTTGCGTCAGAGCTGACGTGTCGCTGTCTCGCCGGCTTCACGGGTCGGCGCTGTGAGGTCAACGTGGACGACTGTGCAATGAAGCCATGTGCTAACGGCGCCACCTGCCTGGACGGCGTGAACCATTTCTCCTGCGTGTGCCCAGCCGGGTTCAGCGGACGTTTCTGCTCTGTGAACCTGGACGACTGCGCCAGCCGGCCGTGTCTGAACGCCGGCCGCTGCCTGGACGGCGCCGGAGGCTACCGCTGCGTCTGCCGGCCTGGTTTCAGCGGCACTGCCTGCGAGACGCCGTGGAGAAGCCGCGAGAGCTGGACCACGCTGGGATGGGACGGAGGCGGGACGAGGAGCGCCGCCACCACGAGCGGCAGTAATGGCAGTCGTCATGGCGACAGGCTGCTGAAGGTGACGGTGAATGAGCgcggcggcggcagcggcggcggcCTGTCGGAGGTGCGGCTCATCGTCCTGCTGGTGCTGGCGGCCGCCACGCTGGGTGCCGTGGCGCTGACCGCCGCCCTCGTGCTGCAGGGTCACTGCAGGAACTGTGGCCACGCCCCCTGTTGGTCATCACTGATATCATCACGGCGCATCAGGCAGCGAGCACAGGAACGTCACATCAGCTTCCTGAATGCAGCAGAACCGGAGAAGAAGAAACTCAACGTGGTTTAG